Below is a genomic region from Culicoides brevitarsis isolate CSIRO-B50_1 chromosome 2, AGI_CSIRO_Cbre_v1, whole genome shotgun sequence.
TGTACTTTTTGCGATGAAAATCGAAACTCTTGTGATTGGAATGAATTGTCTTGGCGTTTCCGCTCATTGCGTTCGTTGCATcctatacgaaaaaaaaatcatttaaaaaaattatttcatgaaaaatcttcgaaaaaaacttacttccaACGTCGGATAGAGCTGAGCAGCACACGCGCCTAATATTGCACCTCCCAACAAAACGGCTTCTGTCGTTTCTGGCAACCCAATTGGCATTTCAAGGACATCGGCATgcgtttgaacaaaaatttcgttctTCGAAAGTCCGCCGCACATCAAAACAGCAGCAAATTTCTCCCTACCGGCATCGTAAAGTTGATCAATGATGAGTTTTGTGCCGTAAGCGAGTGCCTGCATCGTCGCCAGATACAATTTCGCGAGATTTCGTTCGTCGTTCTCCAGGGTGAGACCGCAGATCATTCCTTTGAGGTCGGGATTGGCAAATGGCGAACGATTTCCATGAAAATCCGGATAAACATGATAATTTTTGgtgatttcatgaaaaatttcgccATCTTTCGTCATTTGTTGGATCAAAGCGTTCAAATGTCGCACAATTTCGACCTTCGTGAGGAAATTATTCTTCAACGTAGAGTACGCGGGATGAGATTCAATCACAAAATCGAGTAAATGCCCACTTGTGCTCTGTCCTGCCTCATTCAGGAACGTTTTTGGGAACATTGCGTTGTAATAAGGACCCCATATACCGTCTACGTAAAGCGGTTCGCGCGTTATTGACATGTGACACGAAGAAGTGCCTGCGATAATTGCTAATTTTGATGTCAGAGACGAAGTTGAGGGCAAACCTTCCAATTGGCAGCCTAAAACGCCCAAAGCACCGCAATGCGCGTCAATCATGGACGAAGCAACGGCGATTCCGGGACGTAAACCGAAGATTTTCGCAATTTCTGGCGAGAGACCGGCTTTTATTGCTTCTCCCGGCGACTGAACTTTGTTCCCTAAGCGCTCAAAATTATCAGAAGCTATTTCCCCGAGGTCAAGGTCA
It encodes:
- the LOC134831408 gene encoding FGGY carbohydrate kinase domain-containing protein, with product MSDLSYFLGIDVGTGSTRAALVAQNGQILAVSVEEIKTFTSSEGHLEQSSSNIFEGIVKNVREVLKKCPDSGKVRGIGVCATCSLVAIDKNGEPVSVSLSGRQDQNIILWMDHRAKVEADIINGKKHEILKFVGGQVSLEMEVPKLMWLKRNLRENFEKVAHFFDLPDFITWKLTGGSPERSVCSLVCKWNYDAINGKWCDDFLRDLDLGEIASDNFERLGNKVQSPGEAIKAGLSPEIAKIFGLRPGIAVASSMIDAHCGALGVLGCQLEGLPSTSSLTSKLAIIAGTSSCHMSITREPLYVDGIWGPYYNAMFPKTFLNEAGQSTSGHLLDFVIESHPAYSTLKNNFLTKVEIVRHLNALIQQMTKDGEIFHEITKNYHVYPDFHGNRSPFANPDLKGMICGLTLENDERNLAKLYLATMQALAYGTKLIIDQLYDAGREKFAAVLMCGGLSKNEIFVQTHADVLEMPIGLPETTEAVLLGGAILGACAAQLYPTLEDATNAMSGNAKTIHSNHKSFDFHRKKYKVFRKMVQDQLEYKRIMDGN